In the Helianthus annuus cultivar XRQ/B chromosome 11, HanXRQr2.0-SUNRISE, whole genome shotgun sequence genome, one interval contains:
- the LOC110887918 gene encoding LOW QUALITY PROTEIN: probable leucine-rich repeat receptor-like serine/threonine-protein kinase At3g14840 (The sequence of the model RefSeq protein was modified relative to this genomic sequence to represent the inferred CDS: substituted 1 base at 1 genomic stop codon), producing MAAIVIGREGGNPEGLFSVKVVAAAVGSAIAVRVSGWIEDLAAMNYGGADLALIPNQTCIGVLVEKDFDISDRAGGVMKAIVTTYTVNVTTSLEIRLYWAGKGTTNIPSRGVYGPLISAISVDPNFKLPENEKGVSRRIVAVILVGAVCAIILILGILWWCGYLCPTHAMELELHGLELNIGSFTLRQIKTATNNFDVANKIGEGGFGSVYKGVLPSGTLIAVKQLSSKSKQGNREFLNELGMISALQHPHLVKLYGYCIEGNQLLLAYEYMENNSLARALFGPKEWQLELDWPTRYRICIGIARGLAFLHEESRLKIVHRDIKATNVLLDKDLNAKISDFGLKHRXNVLSITNFSGYMAPEYAMRGYLTDKADVYSYGIVLLEIVSGMANVADRENENQFVLLERAFALKAAGNLMDLVDPKLGSEYDIQEMMVVISLALVCTTITPTDRPTMSSVVSMLEGRIVPEVYPAEQSDSITEMDSDKRVKELEDQNVNQIEEMPFACTDSSTSAFDLYPDDGFSEYLQKRDSYIRKLLSK from the exons ATGGCTGCCATAGTGATTGGAAGAGAGGGAGGAAATCCGGAGGGTTTATTTTCAGTAAAGGTGGTGGCGGCTGCAGTAGGCAGCGCTATTGCTGTTAGGGTTTCCGGCTGGATAGAAGATTTGGCAGCCATGAATTATGGAGGAGCTGATTTGGCTTTGATACCAAATCAAACTTGTATT GGTGTCTTGGTGGAAAAAGATTTTGACATCAGTGATAGGGCAGGTGGAGTTATGAAAGCAATTGTGACAACTTATACGGTAAACGTTACAACTAGTTTGGAAATCCGTCTCTATTGGGCTGGAAAAGGAACAACCAATATACCATCTCGAGGAGTATATGGTCCTCTCATTTCAGCTATATCTGTGGATCCAA ATTTCAAATTGCCAGAAAATGAGAAAGGTGTGTCCAGACGGATTGTGGCTGTAATTTTGGTTGGAGCAGTTTGTGCCATCATCCTAATTTTAGGAATTTTATGGTGGTGTGGTTATTTATGTCCCACACATGCTATGGAACTAG AGCTGCATGGTCTAGAGCTCAACATTGGTTCCTTTACTTTGAGGCAAATCAAAACTGCCACAAACAATTTTGATGTTGCTAATAAGATTGGAGAAGGTGGTTTTGGCTCGGTTTACAAG GGAGTATTACCAAGTGGCACCTTAATAGCAGTTAAACAACTTTCCTCCAAATCGAAGCAAGGAAATAGAGAGTTCTTGAATGAACTAGGCATGATATCTGCTTTGCAACACCCGCATCTTGTGAAGCTCTATGGTTATTGTATTGAAGGAAACCAATTGTTACTAGCATATGAATACATGGAAAATAATAGTCTAGCCCGTGCTTTGTTCG GGCCAAAAGAATGGCAATTGGAACTTGATTGGCCTACAAGATACAGAATTTGCATTGGTATAGCGAGAGGATTGGCCTTTCTACATGAAGAATCAAGATTGAAGATTGTTCATAGAGATATCAAAGCCACTAATGTGCTCCTTGATAAGGATTTAAATGCAAAAATTTCTGATTTCGGTTTG AAACATAGATGAAATGTTCTTTCCATTACAAATTTCAGTGGATATATGGCTCCCGAATACGCAATGCGTGGTTATCTAACAGATAAAGCAGATGTCTATAGCTATGGAATTGTCCTCTTAGAGATAGTAAGTGGGATGGCTAACGTTGCTGACAGGGAAAACGAGAATCAGTTTGTTCTTCTTGAACGG GCATTTGCTTTGAAAGCCGCGGGTAATTTGATGGATCTAGTTGATCCAAAGCTGGGTTCAGAATATGACATCCAAGAGATGATGGTTGTTATCAGTTTGGCTCTAGTGTGCACTACAATCACTCCAACCGATAGACCAACAATGTCATCAGTGGTTAGCATGCTAGAAGGACGAATCGTTCCTGAAGTGTATCCTGCTGAACAAAGTGACTCAATTACTGAAATGGATAGTGACAAAAGGGTGAAGGAACTTGAGGACCAGAATGTTAACCAAATAGAGGAAATGCCATTCGCGTGCACCGATTCCTCAACATCTGCCTTTGATCTCTACCCAGATGATGGTTTCAGTGAGTATTTGCAGAAGAGGGATAGTTATATAAGGAAGTTGTTATCTAAATGA